A part of Candida albicans SC5314 chromosome 2, complete sequence genomic DNA contains:
- a CDS encoding amidase (Ortholog(s) have protein-N-terminal asparagine amidohydrolase activity, protein-N-terminal glutamine amidohydrolase activity, role in cellular protein modification process, protein catabolic process and mitochondrion localization): MKIRVALLQLNPRIGKINENISNVYKLLSSSTQQQPTPPPQTTITTTTTNQQLNSKFDLIVLPELAITGYNFPNSTAIKPYLESIDKFGPSLNLGRELSIKYQSILVIGYPEFSHDDNKIYNSCAVFNRFGQLIYNYRKSFLYETDEVWGCNENPIKGFPSIELDFSPTSNKIREDINVNETSETTTQSIITNIGICMDLNPYKFEAPFNKFEFSMSSYSQRAKLLICPMAWLNPSSPSILDNEEFDKSDKLELAQELESELKENLDSAEASWSTINYWILRFFPYLSHKNSIMPKWFNNKTSTEANNDEKVTVLCCNRVGVEEDVVYAGSSCILQFNNHGKYNDATDLTNESVELIGNLDQINESILIKEIDL, translated from the coding sequence ATGAAGATAAGAGTAGcattattacaattgaatCCAAGAATCGGAAAGATTAATGAAAACATCTCCAatgtttataaattattatcctCATCGacccaacaacaaccaacaccaccaccacagacaacaattacaacaacaacgacaaatcaacaattgaatagCAAATTTGACCTAATAGTATTACCAGAATTAGCCATTACAGGATATAATTTCCCCAATAGTACTGCCATAAAACCATATttagaatcaattgataaatttggtCCATCATTAAATTTAGGACGTGAATTAAGTATTAAATATCAGTCCATTTTGGTTATAGGGTATCCGGAATTTTCtcatgatgataataaaatttataacAGTTGTGCTGTTTTCAATCGGTTTggtcaattgatttataattatcGGAAAAGTTTTCTTTATGAAACTGATGAAGTTTGGGGATGTAATGAAAATCCCATCAAAGGGTTCCCATCAATAGAATTGGATTTTTCTCCCACCAGCAACAAAATACGTGAGGATATCAATGTCAATGAGACCTCcgaaacaacaacacagCTGATCATTACAAATATTGGTATATGCATGGATTTAAATCCTTATAAATTTGAAGCGccatttaataaatttgaattcagTATGAGTTCATATTCTCAACGAgcaaaattattgatttgtcCAATGGCATGGTTAAATCCCAGTTCACCATCTATTcttgataatgaagaatttgataaatctgataaattggaattagctcaagaattagaatcagaattgaaagaaaatttaGATTCTGCGGAGGCAAGTTGGtcaacaataaattattggatTTTAAGATTTTTCCCTTATTTATCTCATAAAAATAGTATCATGCCCAAATggttcaacaacaaaaccaGTACTGAAgccaataatgatgaaaaagtGACGGTTTTATGTTGTAATCGGGTTGgagttgaagaagatgtGGTTTATGCTGGGAGTAGTTGTATTTTACAATTTAATAATCATGGTAAATACAATGATGCTACTGATTTAACTAATGAAAGTGTTGAGTTGATTGGTAATTTGGatcaaattaatgaaagtattttgattaaagaaattgatttataa
- a CDS encoding uncharacterized protein (Ortholog(s) have enzyme activator activity and role in protein N-linked glycosylation, protein O-linked glycosylation) has translation MPRLKRALLSPKLFVKSILLFTIVYTIYLSTSTTTSVYLSTTQSKLNIYTNQLYQKINLQFNQWYYNILVYDYNLFSDSNFQQQLTIIKSEKLQDENHKIDLWNLDDSFNLPVSVKVPNYLLSPSSSSSSSTDKKPLIQPFDPRLTLSVYYNYIETNKDNGNDLKLPFHWSDWVDFSKLHKYILNPSKTDLCSSLFDISNNDKLNKDSEIKSVDQYCQFIGNANNGNENKATNMLGYKIFAPAQAQTGANHELIGKSYLYTQAPSPKRLIFLTNTNGNYQFDVDNYNVNNISNSILYNEKLTSNLASKVNKENEQSSTLNVLSSYISLIKNSPPSLLPTKQQNNPKDNEIDSHIIEIPEEYFINDPQSIINQLESSNSQLSNSEKDFLSSIKYSVDCKDPPKYFYEAKYVKAMKENWSGEHYDWRFYNGLTIHNAQQQSIILHRLLKNYLKFTQSNNLITWIAHGSLLSWYWNGINFPWDTDIDVQMPIHELYQLARFYNQSLVVENAGTKRLGNSDKTEEFEFDGMGRYFIDVGSSVTHRTKGNGNNNIDARFIDIDTGLYIDITGLALTNEESPDRYNDFLTIDQNTDAGKQKFDQLKQNQKDGDKNNNYSLKNQQLKLYNCRNNHFSSYNELSPLIQTVVENQPGYIPKNFMYILNDEYNLKSLAKKNHRDFTYFNNFNLWLNTKDVSKYLAHKHSPNENSPDGSNQAYSLIKFNKLSKSDHINLLKYNPIMMKEYLETMNFTNYHNLELSQLLKISNYNHNHNNAQTNVSNIGIYRESYDLFNHYRNNYKLGYSLRPDHFINFIIHDNSRWDYQLQVDDLIKLQKQLENDSQQQQEQHHEQQQG, from the coding sequence ATGCCAAGACTAAAGCGAGcattattatcaccaaaattgtttgttaaATCTATACTATTGTTCACCATCGTTTATACAATATACCTATCCACTTCAACCACTACATCAGTGTATCTAAGCACCACTCAATCCAAActaaatatatatacaaaCCAACTATATCAAAAGATTAATcttcaattcaatcaatggTATTATAATATCTTAGTTTATGattataatttgttttctgattcaaatttccaacaacaattaacaataattaaatcCGAGAAATTACAAGATGAAAATCATAAAATAGATCTTTGGAATCTCGACGATAGTTTTAATTTACCCGTATCAGTGAAAGTaccaaattatttattatctccctcatcgtcgtcgtcatcaAGTACTGACAAGAAACCTTTGATTCAACCATTTGATCCTCGATTAACATTATCAGTATACTATAATTATATCGAAACAAATAAAGACAACGgtaatgatttaaaattacCATTCCATTGGTCTGATTGGGTTGATTTCTCCAAGTTGCACAAGTATATTCTCAACCCATCAAAAACTGACCTTTGTTCCAGTTTATTTGATATATCCAACAATGacaaattaaataaagatTCTGAAATCAAAAGTGTTGATCAATATTGTCAATTTATAGGTAACGCTAATAAtggaaatgaaaataaagcTACAAACATGTTGGGATATAAGATTTTTGCTCCAGCACAAGCTCAAACAGGTGCTAATCATGAATTAATTGGTAAATCATACCTTTACACTCAAGCACCATCACCGAAaagattgatttttttaacaAATACCAATGGAAATTACCaatttgatgttgataaCTATAATGTGAACAATATTagtaattcaattttatataATGAGAAATTGACATCAAACTTAGCATCAAAAGTTAACAAGGAAAATGAACAATCATCAACTTTAAATGTATTGTCAAGTTATATTTCCTTGATTAAGAATTCTCCACCCTCATTATTAccaacaaaacaacaaaacaatcCCAAGGacaatgaaattgatagcCATATAATTGAGATTCCTGAAGaatatttcattaatgatCCACAATCAATCATTAACCAACTtgaatcatcaaattcacAATTATCAAACTCTGAAAAAGACTTTTTGAGTTCAATAAAATATAGTGTTGATTGTAAAGATCcaccaaaatatttttatgaAGCCAAATATGTCAAGGcaatgaaagaaaattggAGTGGTGAACATTATGATTGGAGATTTTACAATGGGCTTACAATTCACAATGCTCAACAGcaatcaattatattacATAGATTATTAAAGAACTATTTAAAATTCActcaatcaaataatttaattaccTGGATTGCTCATGGTTCATTATTGTCATGGTATTGGAATGGGATTAATTTCCCCTGGGACACTGATATTGATGTTCAAATGCCAATTCATgaattatatcaattagCAAGATTTTATAATCAGTCTTTAGTGGTGGAGAATGCTGGGACTAAACGTCTTGGTAATAGTGATAAAACcgaagaatttgaatttgatggTATGGGACGTTATTTTATTGATGTGGGATCTTCAGTTACTCATCGTACCAAGGGGAATGGTAATAACAACATTGATGCTCgttttattgatattgatactGGCTTATACATTGATATCACTGGGTTAGCCTTGACCAATGAAGAATCTCCAGATAGATATAATGATTTCTTGACTATTGATCAAAATACTGACGCGGggaaacaaaaatttgatcagttgaaacaaaatcaaaaagatggtgataaaaataataactaCTCGCTCaagaatcaacaattaaaacttTATAATTGTCGAAATAACCATTTTAGTTCTTATAATGAATTATCACCATTAATTCAAACCGTGGTGGAAAATCAACCAGGTTATATCCCGAAAAATTTCATGTATATTCTCAATGATgaatataatttgaaatctttagctaaaaaaaatcatcGTGATTTCActtatttcaataatttcaatctTTGGTTAAATACTAAAGATgtatcaaaatatttagCGCATAAACATTCACCCAATGAAAATTCACCTGATGGGAGTAATCAAGCTTACagtttaatcaaatttaataaattactGAAATCAGACcatattaatttattaaaatataatccaataatgatgaaagaatatttggaaacaatgaattttacaaattatCACAATTTAGAACTAAGtcaattgttaaaaattagtaattataatcataatcataaCAATGCCCAAACTAATGTATCAAATATTGGCATTTATAGAGAAAGTTATGATTTATTCAATCATTATCgaaataattataaattagGGTATAGTTTACGTCCTGAtcattttataaattttattattcatgATAATTCTCGATGGgattatcaattacaagttgatgatttgataaaactacaaaaacaattagaaaatgactcacaacaacaacaagaacagcaccatgaacaacaacaaggtTAA
- the PGA16 gene encoding Pga16p (Putative GPI-anchored protein) has product MRVFQIVYILIISNLIYATSGGGTSSHHHKNDNNIADNTNNNNNNNNNNNNNNITNATTTRTVTTSTKTKTHTGGGVAAMGGILGQNGWFYGDAGLMAAIFGAMLLL; this is encoded by the coding sequence atgagggttttccaaattgtatacattttaataatttccaatttgatttatgcTACAAGTGGTGGTGGCACAAGTAGTCATCATCACAAGAATGATAACAATATTGCTGATAatacaaacaataacaacaacaataataataataataataataataatatcactAATGCTACAACTACAAGAACAGTCACTACTTcaactaaaactaaaactcATACTGGAGGTGGTGTTGCTGCAATGGGTGGTATTTTAGGACAAAATGGGTGGTTTTATGGAGATGCTGGGTTAATGGCAGCAATATTTGGTGCTATGCTTTTGTTGTGA
- the YIM1 gene encoding Yim1p (Protein similar to protease of mitochondrial inner membrane; increased transcription is observed upon benomyl treatment; macrophage-downregulated gene): MTLTTPELNFKAYTYKNSSTPVQLTDKSIKLVKDPSNPDSYVAPPGKILLKINYTSLNPVDVKLHHLATSLVSLLVNNNNGFGRDFSGEVLSIGDNVKTNVKVGDLVQGIYHKVYSQGTASQYLLVDPNEVDMIAKPDNISLAEASSWPTVFGTALLMSKDLKYKDSKVLVIGGGTSVGRYLVQLAKQGGAKEVVVTCSPRTEDVIKSLGADTIIDYTKHKNILYPVLESVKSTGKFDYILDSYGGHELFPEINNILTEKIGRYYSIVGDYPGSSFYNLISTVSKVAWRQLLGALGLLSFNYKFIMLDNFKESMQEARDLIGSGNLKIFVDSIYPFNQLDQAIEKLDSGKAAGKVVIEVAKE, from the coding sequence ATGACTTTAACGACTCCCGAATTAAATTTCAAAGCTTATACTTATAAAAACAGCAGTACTCCTGTTCAATTGActgataaatcaattaaattagtCAAAGATCCCTCAAATCCTGACTCCTATGTTGCCCCACCAGGTAAAATCTTGCTTAAAATTAACTATACTTCATTAAACCCAGTTGATGTTAAATTACACCATCTTGCCACTAGTTTAGTTTCATTATtagtcaacaacaacaatggaTTTGGTAGAGATTTCAGTGGTGAAGTTCTTTCTATTGGTGATAATGTGAAAACTAATGTTAAAGTTGGTGATTTGGTTCAAGGGATTTATCATAAAGTTTATTCCCAAGGTACTGCATCACAGTATCTTTTAGTTGATCCAAATGAAGTTGATATGATTGCCAAACCAGATAATATTTCTTTGGCTGAAGCTTCCAGTTGGCCAACTGTGTTTGGAACTGCTTTATTAATGTCCAAAgatttaaaatataaagataGTAAAGTTTTAGTTATTGGTGGAGGTACTTCAGTCGGGAGATATCTTGTTCAACTTGCTAAACAAGGTGGTGCTAaagaagttgttgttacttGTTCACCAAGAACTGAAGATGTTATTAAATCCTTGGGGGCTGATACTATTATTGATTACACTAAACATAAAAACATTCTTTATCCTGTTTTAGAATCAGTTAAATCAACTGggaaatttgattatatatTGGATTCTTATGGAGGTCACGAGTTATTCCcagaaattaataatattttgaCTGAAAAAATCGGTCGTTATTATAGTATTGTTGGTGATTATCCAGGATCTAGcttttataatttgatttcaactGTATCAAAAGTTGCATGGAGACAACTTCTTGGTGCTCTTGGATTGTTATCattcaattataaatttataatgTTAGATAATTTCAAAGAAAGTATGCAAGAAGCAAGAGATTTGATCGGTAGTGGCAACTTGAAAATCTTTGTTGATAGCATTTACccatttaatcaattggatCAAGCCATCGAGAAGTTAGATTCTGGTAAAGCTGCCGGTAAAGTTGTTATTGAAGTTGCTAAAGAATAA
- a CDS encoding protein kinase (Predicted protein kinase similar to S. cerevisiae Nnk1; implicated in proteasome function in S. cerevisiae; induced by Mnl1 under weak acid stress) translates to MDIPLKSKPKVSTVNLLADSKFEIGSTTNSSAPLDIDNNDKDEPSQLNPNYLKIRHSSKNQQQDQQQLEGFPPNYTFSRRYSETEKNNFDPETGHRIFADGKIRPHQVKHEHMGSRNTFTNINDFNNSSEVGRTNGNNHITNNINDSNNNNNNNFNNNQLHARSHDSNVGYKDETGYEEFIPGLDFSSLVSKWNSNSNSNLDLTRNTTNVSLYTTHSNTPRSRDGSYLDLNLLHSKVAPQPIKTSTDQQRNLSYSKLHEFMKTKQQKNAYNSNNNNDEDNDIVSLTKDNFSRSSSGLGSSPGSVKRETSASSMAETSKARKKQKSAIDPITGEVNYELIINSLPPNFNDMPYSQRKKLVKSFSESIDYSQFSLFAKNYLGSSVGSAKTLKGSSSGTGIASASSSLSRRNRVGSLNTLAGRLLARTSTTDFKKLQEAMKPKYNVDEKGAIVLGHELGKVIGFGAWGTIRECTDQQDGTIRAIKIVKSTRDFDGGPGIGNHSSGNLNSKTDLTGSMKSKNPRVLEVFKKEIQIWKQLHHDNILPLIDYYETEDAIFCIMNRINGGTLFEVVDSWGQFNARVNLICGPLEYSFEEQRHRLLKVIECARQIVQALLYMHEEKGIVHGDLKLENVLVEREKGNCKMILCDFGMSRVYSSRISRKSSKRHIHYKGNNKLSIDGDLEDTLMMRSRSSNIEFRKPYFGGDSPSSRKLDFDIRDDSRVGLANFFRAHGPSMQSIHLTPVVSENGHSPSDGYFDITNKNDNGGNNDKPMFSRYQQVCNDGKEEHGIDSGLPHSHIGSLPYASPEILQPSPPPLGPSADVWAFGVLMYAMIVGRLPFQHHYEPRLRAIIASGKFNKLDLRKACLLEWVLKEDAKQKQQNQQQNSDSTDNNGSSWTNELLNSNSLIDMNRQNDLIKLENEWCKYKDKREFEWLYDIVIGCLEPDITKRWDMEMINDQICTFSSI, encoded by the coding sequence atGGATATTCCcttgaaatcaaaaccaaagGTATCTACAGTGAACCTACTTGCAGAttccaaatttgaaatagGGTCAACCACAAATTCATCAGCCCCATTGGATATAGACAACAATGACAAAGATGAACCATCTCAATTGAACCCTAATTATCTAAAAATTCGACACAGTTCAaagaatcaacaacaagacCAGCAACAACTAGAAGGATTTCCTCCAAATTATACATTTTCTCGACGATACTCGGAAACAGAGAAGAACAATTTTGACCCTGAAACTGGACATAGAATATTTGCTGATGGTAAAATCCGACCTCATCAAGTTAAGCACGAACACATGGGTTCAAGAAATACATTTACTAatatcaatgattttaataattccaGTGAAGTAGGTAGAACTAATGGCAACAACCacatcaccaacaacatcaatgacagtaacaacaacaacaacaacaattttaataaCAACCAGTTACATGCAAGATCTCACGATAGCAATGTAGGCTATAAAGATGAAACGGGATACGAAGAGTTTATACCGGGATTAGATTTTTCGAGTCTTGTTTCCAAATGGAACAGCAattctaattctaatttgGATTTGACACGAAACACTACAAATGTGAGTTTGTATACCACACATTCAAACACACCAAGAAGTCGAGATGGGTCATACCTTGATTTAAATCTATTGCATTCCAAAGTGGCCCCACAGCCTATCAAAACTTCAACTGAtcaacaaagaaatttaTCTTACTCTAAATTGCATGAATTTATGAAAactaaacaacaaaaaaatgcttacaatagtaataataacaacgaCGAGGACAATGATATAGTACTGTTAACAAAAGACAATTTTTCTCGATCATCATCAGGATTAGGTTCTAGCCCTGGTTCTGTCAAGCGTGAAACTTCTGCTAGTTCTATGGCAGAAACTTCAAAAgcaagaaagaaacaaaaatcaGCGATCGACCCGATCACTGGCGAGGTCAATTACGAACTAATCATAAATAGTTTGCCGCCCAATTTCAATGATATGCCATATTCTCAACGTAAGAAATTGGTAAAATCATTTTCcgaatcaattgattattcGCAGTTTTCATTGTTTGCTAAGAACTATCTTGGTTCCTCAGTGGGTTCTGCTAAGACATTGAAAGGGAGTAGTAGTGGTACTGGTATAGCATCTGCAAGTAGTAGTTTATCTCGTCGAAATCGTGTGGGGAGTCTCAATACACTTGCCGGAAGATTGTTGGCAAGAACTTCGACTACTGATTTCAAGAAACTCCAAGAAGCAATGAAACCAAAGTACaatgttgatgaaaaagGTGCTATTGTTTTGGGTCACGAATTGGGTAAAGTAATAGGGTTCGGTGCATGGGGGACAATCAGAGAGTGTACTGACCAGCAAGATGGAACCATACGAGCTATAAAGATTGTAAAGTCAACTCGTGACTTTGATGGAGGGCCAGGAATTGGGAACCATTCTAGTGGTAATTTGAATTCCAAAACTGATTTAACTGGTTCCATGAAGAGCAAAAATCCTCGAGTTTTagaagttttcaaaaaagaaattcagATATGGAAACAATTGCACCATGATAATATATTGCCACTAATAGACTACTATGAAACTGAAGATGCGATTTTTTGTATCATGAACAGAATAAATGGGGGAACTTtatttgaagttgttgattCCTGGGGACAATTCAACGCTAGAGTTAATCTCATTTGTGGACCGTTAGAATACCTGTTTGAAGAGCAACGTCATAGACTTTTAAAAGTGATTGAATGTGCTCGTCAAATAGTTCAAGCATTGCTCTATATGCACGAAGAAAAGGGGATAGTACATGGAGATCTTAAATTAGAGAATGTTTTAGtggaaagagaaaaaggTAACTGTAAAATGATTTTATGTGATTTTGGAATGTCGAGAGTTTATAGTTCAAGAATTAGTCGCAAATCATCGAAAAGACACATTCACTACAAGGGCAACAATAAACTATCGATTGATGGCGATCTTGAAGATACACTTATGATGAGAAGCAGATCTtccaatattgaatttcGGAAACCGTATTTTGGCGGTGATTCACCAAGTTCTCGCAAATTAGATTTTGATATAAGAGATGATTCACGGGTTGGACTAGCAAATTTTTTCCGAGCTCATGGCCCTTCAAtgcaatcaattcatttgaCTCCAGTTGTTTCAGAAAACGGACATTCGCCATCTGATGGCTATTTTGATATcacaaacaaaaatgaTAACGGTGGCAACAACGATAAACCAATGTTTTCAAGATATCAACAGGTGTGTAATGACGGTAAAGAAGAACATGGCATTGATTCGGGTTTGCCTCATTCTCATATTGGATCATTACCTTATGCATCACCGGAAATTTTACAACCTTCTCCGCCACCTTTGGGTCCTAGTGCTGATGTATGGGCATTTGGTGTATTGATGTATGCAATGATTGTTGGAAGATTGCCATTTCAACATCATTATGAACCCAGATTGAGAGCAATAATTGCCTCAggtaaattcaataaattggatTTACGCAAGGCATGTTTATTAGAGTGGGTGTTAAAAGAAGATGCTAAACAGAAgcaacaaaatcaacaacaaaattcCGACTCAACTGATAATAACGGTTCTAGTTGGACTAATGAGCTtcttaattcaaattcattaattgatatgAATAGACAAAACGATTTAATAAAGTTAGAAAATGAATGGTGCAAGTATAAAGATAAACGAGAATTTGAGTGGTTATATGACATTGTAATTGGTTGTTTAGAACCAGATATAACGAAGCGATGGGATATGGAAATGATTAATGACCAAATTTGTACATTTAGTAGTATATAG
- the STE11 gene encoding mitogen-activated protein kinase kinase kinase (Protein similar to S. cerevisiae Ste11p; mutants are sensitive to growth on H2O2 medium) produces the protein MTEINDSTENITRIDRNDAKELKHWLAKANCQHHYSKFIENGITMDLLPELDTGSLKELGISKLGDRLRLEIAISNLKAENLKELISVDEIYQLLNLNPQPSGSLTNLNNNNNSLLDVSNSNEGTLTQLSQNNSSNNLPISSMNSSTNNINGNTINSSSGNVVGNSASSKDSSKTITFILQDGSTKRVNATGCFNAQAIKRRVLKKLGFKPDEIQFDTYVHSVPHGVENVLYGKTEPTITLLYDVELVTICYSPERLEKYRIMLVPKNEPPTPAAIETSKKIMSKYKKQVSGSKAELQEEVNQLHTKDVQAHRSTLRNFFGQRPPSELISSNLAEYFPDTRQKDLEQTVRNSVRHSVRLSRRFNLPAGAFSSSVYSLNKRQSILSNSTGFPSNRTMSISSGEQQSGVFNTSGGGSGGLRRAQRTIGDVMVNSITAIDEVVNSNDTFSVFNKPSTSFSNQPVQPLNNHDSRSIISSKSLSGGTALHRISISPNYNDNPAHDRHSTIELLNPSDSEGEDGEEDGEFGISDYAGLSSSSGENGPPENWLKGARIGSGSFGTVYLGMNPFTGELMAVKQIPLVNENGNNSDTENIQNSMQEQQREMMLLKELNHENIVRYFGSTTDENFLNIFLEYVPGGSVQSMLNSYGPFEEPLIRNFVRQVLIGLSYLHGEDIIHRDIKGANILIDIKGTVKIGDFGISKKVSAIDEEDEDFKKTGKRASLQGSVFWMAPEVVKQTTYTKKADIWSVGCLIVEMFTGRHPFPDLSQMQALFKIGNHITPQIPEWCTNEAKEFLKKTFEINFEMRPDAIELLAEQFLNPLIMSKQ, from the coding sequence ATGACAGAGATTAATGATTCTACAGAAAACATAACCCGAATAGATCGAAATGATGCAAAGGAATTAAAACATTGGTTAGCCAAGGCAAATTGCCAACACCACTATTCCaagtttattgaaaatggaaTTACTATGGATTTACTACCGGAATTAGACACAGGTTCATTAAAGGAATTGggtatttcaaaattaggAGACCGGTTAAGATTAGAAATTGCTATATCCAATTTGAAGGCTGAAAATTTGAAGGAACTAATAAGTGTTGACGaaatatatcaattgttaaatttaaatCCTCAACCAAGTGGATCTTTGACAAACTtgaataacaataataatagctTGTTAGATGTATCCAACAGTAACGAAGGAACATTAACCCAACTAAGTCAAAATAACTCCAGTAATAATTTGCCTATTAGTAGCATGAATTCCAGCACTAACAATATAAATGGTAATACCATCAATAGTAGCTCTGGAAACGTTGTCGGTAATAGTGCTTCCAGTAAAGATTCCAGTAAGACCATTACGTTCATTTTACAAGATGGATCAACTAAACGTGTAAATGCCACTGGTTGTTTTAATGCCCAAGCAATTAAAAGGAGAgttttgaagaaattaggGTTCAAGCCTgatgaaattcaatttgatacTTATGTCCATTCAGTTCCACACGGTGTTGAAAATGTATTATATGGGAAAACCGAACCTACTATTACTTTATTATACGATGTTGAATTAGTTACCATTTGTTATTCACCAGAACGGTTGGAGAAATATCGTATAATGTTGGTACCTAAAAATGAACCTCCTACGCCAGCAGCCATTGAAACATCGAAAAAAATTATgtcaaaatataaaaagcAAGTTTCTGGATCTAAAGCTGAATTGCAAGAAGAAGTTAATCAACTTCATACCAAAGATGTTCAAGCACATAGATCGACCTTGAGAAATTTCTTTGGACAAAGACCTCCTAgtgaattgatttcatcGAATTTAGCAGAGTATTTCCCTGACACAAGACAAAAAGATTTGGAACAAACCGTTAGAAACTCTGTTAGACATAGTGTTAGATTATCTCGAAGATTTAATTTACCAGCTGGGGCATTTTCTTCAAGCGTATATTCTCTCAACAAGAGACAATCTATTTTGAGTAATTCAACCGGTTTTCCTTCAAATCGTACAATGTCCATTTCTTCTGGTGAACAACAAAGTGGGGTATTTAATACTAGCGGaggtggtagtggtgggTTAAGAAGAGCACAACGAACCATTGGGGATGTGATGGTGAATAGTATTACTGCTATTGATGAAGTAGTGAATTCAAACGATACATTTTCTGTATTTAATAAACCTTCAAcgtcattttcaaatcagcCAGTACAACCATTAAATAATCATGATTCGAGATCCATAATATCGTCAAAATCATTAAGTGGGGGAACTGCATTGCATAGGATTTCTATATCTCCAAATTATAACGACAACCCTGCTCATGATCGCCATTctacaattgaattattgaatcCATCTGACTCAGAGGGTGAAGATGGTGAGGAAGATGGAGAATTTGGTATTTCTGACTATGCCGGATTGAGTTCTAGTTCTGGGGAGAATGGTCCGCCTGAAAATTGGTTAAAGGGGGCTAGAATTGGTTCTGGTAGTTTTGGTACAGTGTATTTGGGGATGAATCCATTTACAGGGGAGTTGATGGCAGTAAAACAAATCCCGTTAGTCAATGAGAATGGGAATAATAGTGATACTGAAAACATCCAAAACTCCATGcaagaacaacaacgaGAAATGATGTTATTAAAGGAATTGAATCATGAAAATATAGTTCGCTATTTTGGATCTACAACCGATGagaattttttaaatatatttttagaATATGTGCCCGGAGGTTCAGTTCAATCGATGTTGAATTCATATGGGCCATTTGAAGAGCCATTGATAAGAAATTTTGTTCGACAAGTATTGATTGGGTTAAGTTATTTGCATGGTGAAGATATTATTCATCGAGATATTAAAGGTGCCAAcatattgattgatatCAAAGGTACTGTCAAAATTGGTGATTTTGGTATTAGTAAAAAAGTCAGTGccattgatgaagaagatgaagatttcaaaaaaacaGGTAAAAGAGCATCTTTACAAGGATCAGTATTCTGGATGGCACCTGAAGTGGTTAAGCAAACTACATATACTAAAAAAGCGGATATTTGGTCAGTTGGATGTTTGATTGTGGAAATGTTTACTGGTAGACATCCATTCCCAGATTTGAGTCAAATGCAAGCATTATTTAAGATTGGTAATCATATTACCCCGCAAATTCCTGAATGGTGTACTAATGAAGCCAAAGAATTTCTAAAGAAAACATTTGAgattaattttgaaatgaGACCAGAtgcaattgaattattagcagaacaatttttaaatccATTAATTATGTCGAAACAatga